ACGCGGGCGCGGTCCTATTGGGCAACGCCAGCTATTTCGGCCAGTTGGGCGTCCTGGGCTACAGCCGGGACCAGGAGTCGCGCGCCGACCAGGCCGGAGCCGGCTTCCTGGAAGCCACCGGCCAGTCGGGCCGCGGCCTCGTCGAGTTCTTCGACAACTTCCGCTACCAGGAGGTCTTCGACCAGTCGCGGCGCTTCGCCTACTTCCGCAGCCACCCCCTGTCGGGCGATCGGATCGACGCCCTGCGCAGCCGGGTGGAAAAGCTGCCGCACTACAACACCGTCGACGATCCCTCTTCGCTGGCCGAGCACGAGATCATGAAGGCCAAGCTGGAGGGTTTCATCAATCCCGGCGTGGCGATCGTGAAATACAAGGAAAGCGACCGGGCCTTCCCTGCACGCTACGCCCGGGCCATCGCCTATTATCAGATGAAGGAGCCCGACCGGGCCCTGAAGATCCTGGACGGACTGATCACCGAGAACCCGAACAATCCCTATCTCTGGGAACTCAAGGGCCAGATCCTGTTCGAATTCAATCGGGTCAAGGAGGCCGAGGAGCCGCAACGTCGCTCGGTGGCGCTGAAGCCCGACGCCGCGCTGCTGCGCGTCAATCTGGGTCAGACCCTGATCGGCCTCGATGATCCCAAGAAGGTCGAGGAAGGCATCGGCGAGCTGAAGCGTTCGCTGCTCGACGAAAGCGACAATTCCGTCGCCTGGCGCCTGCTGGCCCAGGCCTATGACAAGCGCGGCGAGGACGGCGAGGCCCGTCTGGCCACCGCCGAACAGTACTTCAACATGGGCGCGACCCAGGAAGCCCGGGTCTTCGCCATGCGGGCCCGTGAACTGCTCAAGAAGGACAGCATCGAATGGCGCCGCGCCACCGATATCGTCCTGACCTCCAATCCTTCCAACCAGGACCTCAAGGACCTGGCCAAGGAAGGCGCCGTCACCTCGGGCCTGCGCCGCTAGGCCGCCCCCTGTCAGAGATCTCCATGTCCAAGATGTCCCGCCCGCTGGCGTTCGCCACCGCGTCCTTCGTCGCCCTGTCCCTGATGGGTTGCGGACAAGCCAACGCCGACAAGGCGTTTGGCGAGAAAGTGCACGCCTATCTGATCGAGCACCCCGAGGTGCTGGTCGAGATGAGCAGCAAGCTTCAGGAAAAGCAGACGGCCGAGAAGACCAAGAATGCCAAGAGCGCGATCACCAAGTATCGCCAGGCGCTGGAGCGCGATCCGCGCGACTTCGTGGCCAATCCGAACGGCTCGATCACGGTCGTCGAGTTCTTCGACTACCGCTGCGGCTACTGCAAGCTGGCCGCGCCGCAGATCGTCGAGCTGATCCAGAAGAACCCGGACGTGCGCTTCGTGTTCAAGGATTTCGTGATCTTCGGCCATGACTCCGAGGTCGCCGCGCGTCTGGTGCTGGGCGCCAAGGATCAGGGCAAGACGATCGAGCTGCATAAGCGCTTGATGGCCGAGAAAAGTCTCGACGCGGCCGCCGCCATGCGCATCGGCCAGGAGCTCGGCATCGACATGACCAAGGCCCGCGCGACCGGCGAGTCAGAAGCCGTCACCCAGCACCTGGCCGACACCCATGCCCTGGCCGAAGCCCTGGCGATCGAGGGCACGCCAGCCTTCTTCGTTGGTGACCAGATGATAGCGGGCGCTGACATGCACGCCCTGAACCTGGCCATCGACCAGGCCCGGGCCGGCGCCGCCAAGAAGGTCTAGAATTGGTGAGGCGGCGGTCTAAAGACCGCCGCGTTCGCACCGAAAGGGCCTAGATCAGTCCCGCCAGCGGCGAGCTGGGATCGGCGTAGAGCCGCTTCTGCATCCGGCCGGCCAGATAGGCCTCGCGACCGGCGATCACCGCGTGCTTCATCGCCCGGGCCATGCGGATCGGGTCCTTGGCCTCGGCGATGGCGGTGTTCATCAGGATGGCGTCGCAGCCCAGTTCCATGCCGATCGCCGCGTCCGAGGCCGTGCCCACGCCGGCGTCGACCAGCACCGGCACCTTGGCGTTCTCGATGATGATCCGCAGGTTGACGCGGTTCTGGATGCCCAGGCCCGAGCCGATCGGCGCGCCCAGCGGCATGATCGCCACCGCCCCGGCCTCTTCCAGCTTGCGGGCGTAGACCGGGTCGTCCGAGCAATAGACCATCACCTGGAAGCCCTCGGCCACCAGCAGCTTAAGCGAGCGCAGGGTCTCTTCCATGTCAGGATAGAGGGTCTTGGGGTCGCTGAGCACTTCCAGCTTCACCAGGTCCCAGCCGCCGGCCTCGCGGGCCAGGCGCAGGGTGCGCACGGCGTCCTCGCCGGTGAAGCAGCCGGCCGTATTGGGCAAGAAGGTGAATTCGGTGGGTTTGACGTAGTCGACCAGCAGCGGCTGGGTCGGGTCGGTCAGGTTCACGCGGCGTACGGCCACCGTGACGATCTCGGCCCCCGCCGCCTTCGCCGCCGCGGCGTTGGTGGCGTAGTCCTTGTACTTGCCGGTGCCGACGATCAGGCGCGACCGGAAAGTGCGGCCGGCGACGGTCCAGCTGTCTTCGGAGACATTGTCGTCGGAGACGGGGACGGCGGATTCGGGGGAGACATGCGCGTTCATGGAGTGGGTTTACGCCTCCCCGTACCGGGTTTCAAACCGTACCGGCGTTAGCCGCCGCCGATAAAAGTGACGATCTCGATTCGGTCGCCGTCCGCCAGACGCGTGTCGGCGTAGGTCGAGCGCGGCGCGATCTCGAGATTGCGCTCCACGGCCACCTTGCGGGCGTCCAGCCCAAGCGCCGCAACAAGATCAGCGATGCTGGAGATACCCGCGATATCCTGCTCTTCGCCGTTCAGTAGAAGCCTCATGTCACCTCCGAAGCGAGCCCTGCTTGTGACGCGAGGGAACCGGCTATACAAGACCTCCCGGAATCGACGGCGGAGCCGAATGGTAAAATCGATCCATGTGCTGAGCGGACCCAACCTCAACCTGTTGGGAACGCGCGAGCCCGAGATCTACGGCAAGGACACACTCGACGATGTCCGTACGCGCTGCGAGGCGCGCGCGGCCGCTCGGGGTCTTTCCGTCGTCTTCCGGCAGAGCAATCACGAAGGCGTGCTGATCGACTGGGTCCAGGAGGCCCGGACGGAGGCTTGCGCGTTGGTGATCAATCCGGCGGGCTATGGACATACGTCGATCGCCCTCCTCGACGCCCTGAAGACCTTGAACATCCCGGTCATCGAGTGTCACCTGTCCAACCCGGCGGCGCGTGAAGACTTCCGCCACCACACCTTCGTTTCGCTCGCCGCGACCGGGATTGTCGCCGGTTTCGGCGCGGCGAGCTATGAACTGGCGATCGAGGCCGCAGCCGGCCTGGTCGGCGCCAACTAGCCGCTCATCCGGCTGATAAGAAAAGCAAGGTAAGCTTCCATGTCCAATCCCAAGGCCCTCGCCGATCCGGTCGAGACTCCGTCGATCGACGCCCGCCTGGTCCGCAAGCTGGCCGACATCCTGAAGGACACCGGCCTGTCGGAGATCGAGGTCGAACACGCTGGCCTGAAAATCCGGGTCGCTCGCGAACTGACCGTCGCCGCCGCCCCGACCCAATATGTCCAGGCCCCGGCCGCCCAGGCCTATGCGCCCGCTCCGGCTCTCGCCGCCGCGCCCGCCGCCGAAGCCGCCGCCCCGGCCCCGGCCGTTCACGCCGGCGAGGCCGTGAAGTCGCCGATGGTCGGCACCGTCTATCTGTCGCCCCAGCCCGGCGCCGACGCCTTCATCAAGGTCGGCGACACCGTGACCGCGGGCCAGACCCTGCTGATCGTCGAAGCCATGAAGACCATGAACCCGATCTCGGCCCCCAAGGCCGGTAAGGTTGTCGAGATCCTGGTGGCAGACGCCCAGCCCGTCGAATTCGGCGAGCCGCTCGTCATCGTCGAGTAATCGGCATGTTTGACAAGATCCTCATCGCGAACCGAGGCGAGATCGCGCTTCGGGTTCACCGCGCCTGCAAGGAAATGGGCATCGCCACCGTGGCGGTCCATTCCGAGGCCGACGCCAATTCCATGTGGGTGCGCCTGGCCGACGAGAGCGTTTGCATCGGCCCGGCCTCGGCCGCCAAGTCCTACCTGAACATCCCGTCGATCATCGCCGCCGCCGAGATCACCGGCGCCCAGGCGATCCACCCTGGCTACGGCTTCCTGTCGGAAAACGCCCGCTTCGCCGAGATCGTCGGCGCGCACGGCTACACCTTCATCGGACCCAAGCCGGAACACATCCGGATGATGGGCGACAAGATCACCGCCAAGCAGGCCGTCAAGGACGCGGGCATCCCCGTCGTTCCCGGCTCGGACGGCGGCGTGGCGACCGAGGAAGAGGCCTTCGCGGCCGCCGAGGTCATCGGCTTCCCCGTGCTGATCAAGGCCGCC
The window above is part of the Caulobacter soli genome. Proteins encoded here:
- a CDS encoding DsbA family protein, with translation MSKMSRPLAFATASFVALSLMGCGQANADKAFGEKVHAYLIEHPEVLVEMSSKLQEKQTAEKTKNAKSAITKYRQALERDPRDFVANPNGSITVVEFFDYRCGYCKLAAPQIVELIQKNPDVRFVFKDFVIFGHDSEVAARLVLGAKDQGKTIELHKRLMAEKSLDAAAAMRIGQELGIDMTKARATGESEAVTQHLADTHALAEALAIEGTPAFFVGDQMIAGADMHALNLAIDQARAGAAKKV
- the thiS gene encoding sulfur carrier protein ThiS — protein: MRLLLNGEEQDIAGISSIADLVAALGLDARKVAVERNLEIAPRSTYADTRLADGDRIEIVTFIGGG
- a CDS encoding M48 family metalloprotease; this translates as MTSRTRAASERLSRKTGSALSALALLAAILAPVAPAHAQDGPSLIRDTEIEEILHRDADPIYAAAGLDPKTVRILLVGDKELNAFATQGLMMGLNTGLILQTETPNQLKGVIAHETGHLAGAHPLRSGEMMRAGLKPMILTMGLGVLAALAGAPDAGAVLLGNASYFGQLGVLGYSRDQESRADQAGAGFLEATGQSGRGLVEFFDNFRYQEVFDQSRRFAYFRSHPLSGDRIDALRSRVEKLPHYNTVDDPSSLAEHEIMKAKLEGFINPGVAIVKYKESDRAFPARYARAIAYYQMKEPDRALKILDGLITENPNNPYLWELKGQILFEFNRVKEAEEPQRRSVALKPDAALLRVNLGQTLIGLDDPKKVEEGIGELKRSLLDESDNSVAWRLLAQAYDKRGEDGEARLATAEQYFNMGATQEARVFAMRARELLKKDSIEWRRATDIVLTSNPSNQDLKDLAKEGAVTSGLRR
- a CDS encoding thiazole synthase translates to MNAHVSPESAVPVSDDNVSEDSWTVAGRTFRSRLIVGTGKYKDYATNAAAAKAAGAEIVTVAVRRVNLTDPTQPLLVDYVKPTEFTFLPNTAGCFTGEDAVRTLRLAREAGGWDLVKLEVLSDPKTLYPDMEETLRSLKLLVAEGFQVMVYCSDDPVYARKLEEAGAVAIMPLGAPIGSGLGIQNRVNLRIIIENAKVPVLVDAGVGTASDAAIGMELGCDAILMNTAIAEAKDPIRMARAMKHAVIAGREAYLAGRMQKRLYADPSSPLAGLI
- the accB gene encoding acetyl-CoA carboxylase biotin carboxyl carrier protein, encoding MSNPKALADPVETPSIDARLVRKLADILKDTGLSEIEVEHAGLKIRVARELTVAAAPTQYVQAPAAQAYAPAPALAAAPAAEAAAPAPAVHAGEAVKSPMVGTVYLSPQPGADAFIKVGDTVTAGQTLLIVEAMKTMNPISAPKAGKVVEILVADAQPVEFGEPLVIVE
- a CDS encoding type II 3-dehydroquinate dehydratase, translated to MVKSIHVLSGPNLNLLGTREPEIYGKDTLDDVRTRCEARAAARGLSVVFRQSNHEGVLIDWVQEARTEACALVINPAGYGHTSIALLDALKTLNIPVIECHLSNPAAREDFRHHTFVSLAATGIVAGFGAASYELAIEAAAGLVGAN